A window of the Loxodonta africana isolate mLoxAfr1 chromosome 3, mLoxAfr1.hap2, whole genome shotgun sequence genome harbors these coding sequences:
- the LOC100656107 gene encoding zinc finger protein 420-like isoform X1, which translates to MSKDTLVIEDVVLDFTQEEWALLDLAQRKLYRDVMTETFRNLACVVSRNLNDGEKLSSEHIIVQLMKNNTCSSMLGKILESHVNKDQHNNQWRYLRRHAVENLHESNEGNQHRKAFSWIPNLTVVKGKPSEVNPFTCCECGKAFKDHSSYEHHTRSQTGCNTYQFKKCGEAYSCPSHLSTPVTTLTGEKPFMCRVFGRDFVCTSALESPVTTLTDEKHSECNKYGKDSCSFSSFQTHVTGHKQECEECCKTHGPTSLSLHKKSHNTNKPYQCKECGKAFRYASNLTKHTKTYSGQGPFECKECRKTFTCYSFFSKHLRIHSGEMPYECKECGKAFSLSSHLSKHRRTHSTVKPYVCEECEKAFRHPSLLTLHTRTHSGERPYECKECGKAFSQPSCLSKHRGTHNRVRFYECRKCGKTFSSSSLFTNHKKSHSRERPHECTECGKAFSYISDLTKHKRIHSGERPYECKQCGKAFRHASQFTKHKRIHSGERPYECKQCGKAFSYVSDLTKHKRIHSGERPYECKQCGKAFNYVSDLTKHKRIHSGERPYECKQCGKAFRQSSHFTYHLRTHSGEAL; encoded by the exons TATCTCGAAACCTTAATGATGGAGAAAAGTTGTCCAGTGAACATATAATAGTACAGTTAATGAAGAATAACACCTgctcctccatgttaggaaaaaTCCTTGAATCGCATGTCAATAAAGATCAGCACAATAACCAGTGGAGATATTTGAG AAGGCATGCCGTAGAGAACCTCCATGAAAGTAATGAAGGCAATCAGCATAGAAAAGCCTTCAGCTGGATTCCAAATCTTACTGTGGTGAAAGGAAAGCCTTCAGAAGTAAATCCTTTTACATGCTGTGAGTGTGGAAAAGCCTTCAAGGATCACTCGTCATATGAGCATCATACCAGATCTCAGACTGGTTGTAATACTTATCAGTTTAAGAAATGTGGAGAAGCCTACAGTTGTCCCTCTCACCTGAGCACTCCTGTGACAACTCTTACTGGAGAAAAACCTTTTATGTGTAGGGTATTTGGGAGAGACTTCGTTTGTACTTCAGCCCTTGAAAGTCCTGTGACAACACTCACTGATGAGAAACACAGTGAATGTAACAAATATGGGAAAGATTCCTGTAGTTTCTCATCCTTTCAAACACACGTGACAGGTCATAAGCAAGAATGTGAAGAATGTTGTAAAACCCATGGTCCTACATCCCTCTCTTTACATAAAAAATCTCATAACACAAATAAGCCTTatcaatgtaaggaatgtggaaaagcctttaggtATGCCTCAAACCTcactaaacatacaaaaacttacagtGGACAGGGGCCttttgaatgtaaggaatgtagAAAAACATTTACTTGTTACTCATTCTTTTCTAAGCATttaagaattcacagtggagagatgccttatgaatgtaaggaatgtgggaaagcctttagtctgTCATCACACCTCTCTAAACATAGAAGAACTCACAGTACAGTGAAGCCTTACGTATGTGAGGAATGTGAGAAAGCCTTTAGACATCCCTCATTGCTCACCCTACATacgagaactcacagtggagagagaccttatgaatgtaaggaatgtgggaaagcctttagtcaacCATCATGCCTCTCTAAACATAGGGGAACTCACAACAGAGTGAGGTTTTATGAATGTAggaaatgtgggaaaaccttcagtTCTTCCTCACTGTTTACTAACCATAAGAAATCTCACAGTagagagaggcctcatgaatgtacagaatgtgggaaagcctttagttacATCTCAGACCTCACTAAACATAAAAGAATTCACAGCGGAGagagaccttatgaatgtaagcaatgtgggaaagcctttagacaTGCCTCTCAGTTCACTAAACAtaaaagaattcacagtggagagaggccttacgaatgtaagcagtgtgggaaagcctttagttacGTCTCAGACCTCACTAAACATAAAAGAATTCACAgcggagagaggccttatgaatgtaagcagtgtgggaaagcctttaattATGTCTCAGACCTCACTAAACAtaaaagaattcacagtggagagagaccttatgaatgtaagcaatgtgggaaagcctttagacaGTCATCACACTTCACTTACCATTtaagaactcacagtggtgaGGCCTtgtga
- the LOC100656107 gene encoding zinc finger protein 14-like isoform X2 has translation MDTLVIEDVVLDFTQEEWALLDLAQRKLYRDVMTETFRNLACVVSRNLNDGEKLSSEHIIVQLMKNNTCSSMLGKILESHVNKDQHNNQWRYLRRHAVENLHESNEGNQHRKAFSWIPNLTVVKGKPSEVNPFTCCECGKAFKDHSSYEHHTRSQTGCNTYQFKKCGEAYSCPSHLSTPVTTLTGEKPFMCRVFGRDFVCTSALESPVTTLTDEKHSECNKYGKDSCSFSSFQTHVTGHKQECEECCKTHGPTSLSLHKKSHNTNKPYQCKECGKAFRYASNLTKHTKTYSGQGPFECKECRKTFTCYSFFSKHLRIHSGEMPYECKECGKAFSLSSHLSKHRRTHSTVKPYVCEECEKAFRHPSLLTLHTRTHSGERPYECKECGKAFSQPSCLSKHRGTHNRVRFYECRKCGKTFSSSSLFTNHKKSHSRERPHECTECGKAFSYISDLTKHKRIHSGERPYECKQCGKAFRHASQFTKHKRIHSGERPYECKQCGKAFSYVSDLTKHKRIHSGERPYECKQCGKAFNYVSDLTKHKRIHSGERPYECKQCGKAFRQSSHFTYHLRTHSGEAL, from the exons TATCTCGAAACCTTAATGATGGAGAAAAGTTGTCCAGTGAACATATAATAGTACAGTTAATGAAGAATAACACCTgctcctccatgttaggaaaaaTCCTTGAATCGCATGTCAATAAAGATCAGCACAATAACCAGTGGAGATATTTGAG AAGGCATGCCGTAGAGAACCTCCATGAAAGTAATGAAGGCAATCAGCATAGAAAAGCCTTCAGCTGGATTCCAAATCTTACTGTGGTGAAAGGAAAGCCTTCAGAAGTAAATCCTTTTACATGCTGTGAGTGTGGAAAAGCCTTCAAGGATCACTCGTCATATGAGCATCATACCAGATCTCAGACTGGTTGTAATACTTATCAGTTTAAGAAATGTGGAGAAGCCTACAGTTGTCCCTCTCACCTGAGCACTCCTGTGACAACTCTTACTGGAGAAAAACCTTTTATGTGTAGGGTATTTGGGAGAGACTTCGTTTGTACTTCAGCCCTTGAAAGTCCTGTGACAACACTCACTGATGAGAAACACAGTGAATGTAACAAATATGGGAAAGATTCCTGTAGTTTCTCATCCTTTCAAACACACGTGACAGGTCATAAGCAAGAATGTGAAGAATGTTGTAAAACCCATGGTCCTACATCCCTCTCTTTACATAAAAAATCTCATAACACAAATAAGCCTTatcaatgtaaggaatgtggaaaagcctttaggtATGCCTCAAACCTcactaaacatacaaaaacttacagtGGACAGGGGCCttttgaatgtaaggaatgtagAAAAACATTTACTTGTTACTCATTCTTTTCTAAGCATttaagaattcacagtggagagatgccttatgaatgtaaggaatgtgggaaagcctttagtctgTCATCACACCTCTCTAAACATAGAAGAACTCACAGTACAGTGAAGCCTTACGTATGTGAGGAATGTGAGAAAGCCTTTAGACATCCCTCATTGCTCACCCTACATacgagaactcacagtggagagagaccttatgaatgtaaggaatgtgggaaagcctttagtcaacCATCATGCCTCTCTAAACATAGGGGAACTCACAACAGAGTGAGGTTTTATGAATGTAggaaatgtgggaaaaccttcagtTCTTCCTCACTGTTTACTAACCATAAGAAATCTCACAGTagagagaggcctcatgaatgtacagaatgtgggaaagcctttagttacATCTCAGACCTCACTAAACATAAAAGAATTCACAGCGGAGagagaccttatgaatgtaagcaatgtgggaaagcctttagacaTGCCTCTCAGTTCACTAAACAtaaaagaattcacagtggagagaggccttacgaatgtaagcagtgtgggaaagcctttagttacGTCTCAGACCTCACTAAACATAAAAGAATTCACAgcggagagaggccttatgaatgtaagcagtgtgggaaagcctttaattATGTCTCAGACCTCACTAAACAtaaaagaattcacagtggagagagaccttatgaatgtaagcaatgtgggaaagcctttagacaGTCATCACACTTCACTTACCATTtaagaactcacagtggtgaGGCCTtgtga
- the LOC100656107 gene encoding zinc finger protein 709-like isoform X3 has protein sequence MTETFRNLACVVSRNLNDGEKLSSEHIIVQLMKNNTCSSMLGKILESHVNKDQHNNQWRYLRRHAVENLHESNEGNQHRKAFSWIPNLTVVKGKPSEVNPFTCCECGKAFKDHSSYEHHTRSQTGCNTYQFKKCGEAYSCPSHLSTPVTTLTGEKPFMCRVFGRDFVCTSALESPVTTLTDEKHSECNKYGKDSCSFSSFQTHVTGHKQECEECCKTHGPTSLSLHKKSHNTNKPYQCKECGKAFRYASNLTKHTKTYSGQGPFECKECRKTFTCYSFFSKHLRIHSGEMPYECKECGKAFSLSSHLSKHRRTHSTVKPYVCEECEKAFRHPSLLTLHTRTHSGERPYECKECGKAFSQPSCLSKHRGTHNRVRFYECRKCGKTFSSSSLFTNHKKSHSRERPHECTECGKAFSYISDLTKHKRIHSGERPYECKQCGKAFRHASQFTKHKRIHSGERPYECKQCGKAFSYVSDLTKHKRIHSGERPYECKQCGKAFNYVSDLTKHKRIHSGERPYECKQCGKAFRQSSHFTYHLRTHSGEAL, from the exons TATCTCGAAACCTTAATGATGGAGAAAAGTTGTCCAGTGAACATATAATAGTACAGTTAATGAAGAATAACACCTgctcctccatgttaggaaaaaTCCTTGAATCGCATGTCAATAAAGATCAGCACAATAACCAGTGGAGATATTTGAG AAGGCATGCCGTAGAGAACCTCCATGAAAGTAATGAAGGCAATCAGCATAGAAAAGCCTTCAGCTGGATTCCAAATCTTACTGTGGTGAAAGGAAAGCCTTCAGAAGTAAATCCTTTTACATGCTGTGAGTGTGGAAAAGCCTTCAAGGATCACTCGTCATATGAGCATCATACCAGATCTCAGACTGGTTGTAATACTTATCAGTTTAAGAAATGTGGAGAAGCCTACAGTTGTCCCTCTCACCTGAGCACTCCTGTGACAACTCTTACTGGAGAAAAACCTTTTATGTGTAGGGTATTTGGGAGAGACTTCGTTTGTACTTCAGCCCTTGAAAGTCCTGTGACAACACTCACTGATGAGAAACACAGTGAATGTAACAAATATGGGAAAGATTCCTGTAGTTTCTCATCCTTTCAAACACACGTGACAGGTCATAAGCAAGAATGTGAAGAATGTTGTAAAACCCATGGTCCTACATCCCTCTCTTTACATAAAAAATCTCATAACACAAATAAGCCTTatcaatgtaaggaatgtggaaaagcctttaggtATGCCTCAAACCTcactaaacatacaaaaacttacagtGGACAGGGGCCttttgaatgtaaggaatgtagAAAAACATTTACTTGTTACTCATTCTTTTCTAAGCATttaagaattcacagtggagagatgccttatgaatgtaaggaatgtgggaaagcctttagtctgTCATCACACCTCTCTAAACATAGAAGAACTCACAGTACAGTGAAGCCTTACGTATGTGAGGAATGTGAGAAAGCCTTTAGACATCCCTCATTGCTCACCCTACATacgagaactcacagtggagagagaccttatgaatgtaaggaatgtgggaaagcctttagtcaacCATCATGCCTCTCTAAACATAGGGGAACTCACAACAGAGTGAGGTTTTATGAATGTAggaaatgtgggaaaaccttcagtTCTTCCTCACTGTTTACTAACCATAAGAAATCTCACAGTagagagaggcctcatgaatgtacagaatgtgggaaagcctttagttacATCTCAGACCTCACTAAACATAAAAGAATTCACAGCGGAGagagaccttatgaatgtaagcaatgtgggaaagcctttagacaTGCCTCTCAGTTCACTAAACAtaaaagaattcacagtggagagaggccttacgaatgtaagcagtgtgggaaagcctttagttacGTCTCAGACCTCACTAAACATAAAAGAATTCACAgcggagagaggccttatgaatgtaagcagtgtgggaaagcctttaattATGTCTCAGACCTCACTAAACAtaaaagaattcacagtggagagagaccttatgaatgtaagcaatgtgggaaagcctttagacaGTCATCACACTTCACTTACCATTtaagaactcacagtggtgaGGCCTtgtga